From a region of the Methylomonas rapida genome:
- a CDS encoding TIGR04255 family protein: MSEKMSNAPVYYALAQVQFNPVAAMAKYVDELQDILRREGYTLYEPQEIRQLQFIAAAGEAPAEPKLTQINTWLITKADRSSGFILGPSSLTYHTTHYETSEEFLPELLHGLKAVHKVVGLDHLSRLGVRYLDAVIPTEGETVELYLASGLRGVEFGATQRYALSESVFETESGPLLSQGTLVARVHRATSQLGYPPDLIPNGLVPMTRFESKRVVSHAIIDTDHFVEGRMPLDFEQIHAQFVSLHKIIKLAFEATTTDHARKVVWA; the protein is encoded by the coding sequence ATGAGCGAGAAGATGTCCAATGCGCCTGTCTATTATGCATTAGCTCAAGTGCAATTCAATCCTGTGGCCGCCATGGCAAAGTATGTCGACGAATTGCAGGATATTCTTCGTCGTGAAGGCTACACGCTTTATGAGCCTCAAGAAATCAGGCAACTTCAGTTTATTGCTGCAGCAGGAGAAGCTCCAGCAGAGCCAAAATTAACGCAGATAAATACTTGGTTAATCACTAAAGCCGATAGAAGCTCTGGATTCATTCTTGGGCCATCATCTTTGACATATCACACTACCCATTACGAAACGAGCGAAGAGTTTCTTCCCGAATTATTACATGGTTTAAAAGCTGTTCATAAGGTGGTTGGTCTTGATCACTTGAGCAGGTTGGGAGTACGTTATCTTGATGCAGTAATACCTACGGAAGGTGAGACAGTGGAACTATATTTAGCGAGCGGACTTCGCGGTGTGGAGTTCGGGGCGACCCAGCGATATGCGCTAAGTGAATCTGTTTTTGAAACAGAGAGCGGGCCACTGCTGTCTCAAGGCACTTTGGTAGCCAGAGTTCATCGTGCGACGTCTCAGTTAGGCTACCCACCTGATTTGATTCCGAACGGCTTAGTACCTATGACACGTTTTGAAAGCAAAAGAGTGGTATCACACGCAATAATAGATACAGACCATTTTGTCGAAGGCAGAATGCCGCTAGATTTTGAGCAAATTCACGCTCAATTTGTGAGCTTACATAAAATTATAAAACTCGCTTTCGAAGCCACGACTACTGATCACGCCAGAAAAGTTGTTTGGGCTTAA
- a CDS encoding helix-turn-helix domain-containing protein: MYTTQTGTQPLQPSNHTKTAFFVISTLLVGTGTAYSMDRTEEWRHHIQPRVAFVVDKVPESTDLPATPDVRTAVEHIDNIRSVLNPSVADLANLFDISRQAIYKWLSGDSIPEPEKLDRIVKLSQIADDFNAEKISRAGSLLKMKTFNGRSLMDLLKAGEDCTMQVTALIKEAKAMEVSYQRSGLANSKAKLTSDWQSYLSIPGSSEQDSQG; the protein is encoded by the coding sequence ATGTATACAACACAGACAGGGACACAACCACTCCAACCATCCAATCATACCAAGACCGCTTTTTTTGTCATAAGTACTCTTCTGGTTGGTACAGGTACCGCTTATTCGATGGATAGAACGGAAGAATGGCGTCACCACATTCAGCCTCGTGTGGCATTTGTTGTCGATAAGGTACCAGAGTCTACAGACCTTCCGGCGACGCCTGATGTCCGAACTGCAGTGGAACACATCGATAATATTCGTTCGGTACTTAATCCTTCCGTCGCAGACCTTGCTAACTTGTTCGACATATCTCGACAAGCTATTTATAAATGGCTTTCTGGAGACTCCATCCCAGAGCCAGAAAAACTAGATCGCATCGTAAAGCTGAGTCAAATCGCCGATGATTTCAATGCAGAAAAAATCTCGCGCGCGGGTTCTCTACTTAAGATGAAAACTTTTAATGGAAGATCATTAATGGATCTACTAAAAGCGGGGGAAGATTGCACTATGCAAGTTACTGCCCTGATTAAAGAGGCTAAGGCAATGGAAGTATCCTATCAGCGGTCTGGCTTAGCAAATTCGAAAGCCAAGCTGACTAGTGATTGGCAATCTTATCTATCTATTCCTGGTTCATCCGAGCAAGATAGCCAGGGATAA
- a CDS encoding type II toxin-antitoxin system HicB family antitoxin translates to MKNRFKTNDSFFTNCGTQQEYAVRRRMTAISLSGDDMNFHIEYEQEADGRWLAEVPEIPGVLTYGVTANEAMARAEILALRVLAERIETGESHPIPIHIELVAA, encoded by the coding sequence ATGAAAAATCGCTTTAAAACCAATGACTCTTTTTTCACTAATTGTGGCACCCAACAGGAGTATGCTGTCAGGCGTAGAATGACAGCTATTTCTTTATCAGGAGATGATATGAACTTTCATATTGAATATGAACAAGAGGCTGATGGTCGCTGGTTAGCAGAGGTTCCCGAAATTCCAGGAGTGCTTACTTACGGAGTAACAGCGAACGAGGCAATGGCTAGAGCCGAAATATTGGCTCTTCGCGTGCTTGCTGAGCGCATTGAAACAGGGGAAAGCCATCCTATACCCATCCACATTGAACTCGTTGCTGCATGA
- a CDS encoding type II toxin-antitoxin system HicA family toxin, which yields MNHWPSVKAKRVLAALIAVGWEIKRQSGSHRTLSRNGWADFVFAFHDGEEIGPRMLARIAKHTGLKPNDL from the coding sequence ATGAATCATTGGCCGTCGGTAAAAGCTAAACGTGTTCTTGCAGCACTAATTGCTGTCGGCTGGGAAATCAAGCGCCAATCTGGGTCACATCGTACTTTATCCCGCAATGGCTGGGCTGATTTCGTGTTCGCGTTCCACGATGGCGAAGAAATTGGCCCCCGTATGCTTGCTCGTATCGCTAAGCACACCGGGTTAAAACCAAACGACTTATGA
- a CDS encoding cytochrome P450 gives MPQTKPIPQAKGDFLLGNFRQLKADSFRALCDWRREYGDLVGFKIGTQQFYLFSHPKLIEEALIKQADVFVKMYDPQKPRGLELVLGQGLVTSKGELWQKQRRLMQPVFQRKNLSGLLPQFAAAGEDMLKRWRQLGDGAEIDLCNEMMRLTLEVITQTMFGTSVLDKVEQIAPALDTVLRFAAKSLMSPIAIPLAIPTPSNLNFKRAMGFLDDIIYGIIQERRKKPSGNADLLDMLLQARDPDTNAPMPDKQIRDEVITIFSAGHETTSNLLTWTIYLLAKHPTVLSTLRREIDQSINGKPLEFDDLAKLGYTKAVLNESLRFRPPVGVMMRKIQRETEVDGYRLKAGSLAIFNIYNVHHHPDLWHEPERFDPGRFLSSESRRFSFMPFGAGERICIGNHFAMLESQLLLAMIIREYDFELLNPVEAEVEMVVSLRPKGGLPVRIGRRSDGECFQ, from the coding sequence ATGCCTCAAACCAAACCCATCCCTCAAGCCAAAGGCGATTTTCTGTTGGGCAATTTTCGCCAGCTCAAGGCGGATTCGTTTCGGGCGCTGTGCGATTGGCGGCGCGAGTACGGTGACTTAGTTGGATTCAAGATAGGCACTCAGCAATTCTATTTGTTCAGCCATCCGAAGTTAATAGAAGAAGCCCTGATCAAACAGGCGGATGTCTTTGTCAAAATGTACGATCCGCAAAAGCCCAGAGGGTTGGAATTGGTGTTGGGGCAAGGCTTGGTGACCAGCAAAGGCGAATTGTGGCAAAAGCAACGCCGGTTGATGCAGCCAGTATTTCAGCGCAAAAATTTGAGCGGCTTATTGCCTCAGTTTGCCGCGGCCGGCGAGGATATGTTGAAACGTTGGCGCCAACTCGGCGATGGTGCCGAGATTGATTTGTGCAACGAAATGATGCGTCTGACCTTGGAAGTCATCACGCAAACCATGTTCGGGACCAGCGTGCTCGACAAAGTCGAACAGATTGCGCCGGCCTTGGATACGGTGCTCAGATTTGCCGCCAAATCCTTGATGAGTCCGATCGCCATACCGTTGGCGATTCCGACGCCGTCCAATCTCAATTTCAAGCGTGCCATGGGCTTCTTGGACGACATCATCTACGGCATCATTCAAGAACGCCGCAAGAAACCGTCTGGCAACGCCGATTTGTTGGACATGCTGTTACAAGCGCGTGACCCGGATACCAACGCACCGATGCCAGACAAACAGATTCGCGACGAAGTGATCACGATTTTCAGCGCCGGCCATGAAACCACGTCCAATCTGCTGACCTGGACCATTTATTTGCTCGCAAAGCACCCCACGGTGTTAAGCACGCTGCGCCGGGAAATCGATCAATCAATAAACGGCAAGCCCTTGGAATTCGACGATTTGGCAAAACTTGGCTATACCAAAGCGGTTTTGAACGAATCCTTGCGATTCCGTCCACCGGTCGGCGTGATGATGCGCAAAATTCAGCGGGAAACCGAAGTCGATGGCTATCGCCTCAAAGCCGGCAGCTTGGCTATTTTCAATATTTACAACGTGCATCATCATCCCGATTTATGGCACGAACCGGAACGCTTCGATCCCGGTCGTTTTTTGAGCAGCGAAAGCCGCCGATTTTCCTTCATGCCGTTCGGGGCCGGCGAACGCATCTGCATCGGCAATCATTTTGCGATGCTGGAAAGCCAGCTACTATTGGCCATGATCATTCGGGAGTACGATTTTGAATTGCTGAATCCTGTTGAAGCCGAAGTCGAGATGGTGGTCAGTCTCCGCCCCAAAGGCGGTTTGCCGGTCAGGATAGGACGGCGCTCCGACGGTGAATGTTTTCAATAA
- a CDS encoding Uma2 family endonuclease has translation MAPITQLSQLDLNQTYSYADYLTWQFSDMVELIKGKISLMTPAPNVQHQGVSMNISRALSNYFHQKKCRVYAAPFDVRLYDRKKSILASQEIQTVVQPDLCVICNLELLDKQGCNGAPDWIIEIVSKGTRQNDVKIKYQLYQESGVAEYWLVFPHEQTVHQFILDENGRYQLKAMFVDQASSHLFPDLLIDLNEVFESADDD, from the coding sequence ATGGCACCTATTACCCAGCTATCACAATTGGACTTGAACCAAACCTACAGCTATGCCGATTATCTGACGTGGCAGTTCAGCGATATGGTGGAACTCATCAAGGGTAAAATCTCTTTGATGACGCCAGCGCCGAATGTCCAGCATCAAGGTGTTTCGATGAATATCAGCCGCGCATTGTCCAATTACTTTCATCAAAAAAAATGTCGCGTATATGCCGCACCGTTCGATGTGCGGCTATATGACCGCAAAAAATCCATCTTGGCCAGCCAGGAGATCCAAACCGTGGTACAGCCCGATCTCTGCGTGATTTGCAATCTGGAATTGTTGGATAAGCAGGGCTGTAACGGCGCGCCGGACTGGATTATCGAAATCGTATCCAAAGGTACCCGGCAGAACGATGTAAAAATCAAATATCAGCTTTATCAAGAAAGTGGTGTGGCCGAGTATTGGCTGGTTTTTCCGCATGAACAAACGGTGCATCAATTTATATTGGATGAAAATGGCCGTTATCAATTAAAAGCCATGTTTGTCGATCAAGCATCATCACATTTATTTCCCGATTTATTGATCGATTTAAACGAGGTATTTGAATCGGCCGATGATGATTAA
- a CDS encoding copper resistance protein NlpE, which translates to MRFVNFAVKKQGLAAMVFCGSLLLAQAVVAETNNDHHPEQAKREWSGVYYGMLPCKDCYGIKTTLALNANNSYLKITQNTGKSLRDYVEKGKFNWDDNTHRITLIPRKGDSAQQYLVAKDQLIQLDANGNRITGKDAERYILNRTDMKNPEETHGGH; encoded by the coding sequence ATGCGCTTTGTCAATTTTGCGGTCAAAAAACAAGGACTGGCAGCGATGGTCTTTTGCGGCTCGTTGTTGCTAGCTCAAGCGGTGGTGGCGGAAACCAATAACGATCATCACCCCGAACAAGCCAAGAGGGAATGGAGCGGGGTTTATTACGGCATGTTGCCTTGCAAGGATTGTTATGGCATCAAAACCACACTGGCCTTGAATGCCAATAATAGCTATCTCAAAATCACCCAAAATACCGGAAAATCGTTGCGCGATTATGTCGAGAAAGGCAAGTTCAATTGGGACGATAACACCCACCGCATAACCTTGATCCCGCGCAAGGGCGATAGCGCCCAGCAATATCTGGTCGCGAAAGACCAATTGATTCAGCTGGACGCGAATGGCAACCGTATCACTGGCAAGGATGCGGAACGCTACATCCTCAACAGAACCGATATGAAAAACCCCGAAGAAACGCATGGCGGCCATTGA
- a CDS encoding ProQ/FinO family protein has translation MGFEQLAPLKEALVKQAADKKKKADAKKSASTGPVDPVLRTIGLLQKHFPLAFPKKPSPKVPLKIGIHKDLLEQAEQLGITPNEIRAVMKKWCRGKRYAECLVAGAVRVDLQGNEAGHVSKEEASQADKPHAPIQSAETA, from the coding sequence ATGGGATTTGAGCAACTTGCACCGTTGAAAGAGGCATTGGTAAAACAAGCCGCGGATAAAAAAAAGAAAGCCGATGCGAAAAAATCGGCGTCGACTGGTCCGGTCGACCCGGTTTTGCGGACGATAGGACTTTTACAAAAGCATTTTCCGCTGGCCTTTCCGAAAAAGCCCAGCCCCAAGGTGCCATTGAAAATAGGTATTCACAAGGATTTGCTCGAACAAGCGGAGCAACTTGGAATTACCCCAAACGAAATCCGCGCGGTAATGAAAAAATGGTGCAGGGGCAAACGCTATGCCGAGTGCCTGGTCGCCGGCGCCGTCAGAGTCGATTTGCAGGGCAACGAAGCCGGGCATGTCAGCAAGGAAGAGGCCTCGCAAGCCGACAAACCCCATGCCCCCATTCAATCAGCCGAAACGGCGTGA
- the haoB gene encoding hydroxylamine oxidation protein HaoB — translation MSEKARKRLLGLLSIALLATGGALLYRQWTQAPVAQADGGGQLAVRHAPAAPTDAAGFFPARSVERYTFSQDGKDLFDLLLARYQDNAGAPQTAVLFAKDAEGIASSPTGLRHDIWRSAADVIARKAPEDALFLSWWDDGQRIRYLSGKAAWLQKPAAHSFANPVWKALQSELPMASDQEAAQTVQMARWLTMDSKTALTEIATHFGSSRPVFLLVNNDMLLHLAELQAYGGEPLLLQSKNIPAGNDLHGDIAQVKRWAGETGDGNYLAQKEGGYYRVWSTADAKTKNTLLVRLLPFVDSLKQLPDGVSLVYQSHWGGFLSVYQIDPQPKH, via the coding sequence ATGTCTGAAAAAGCCAGGAAGAGACTGCTGGGCTTGTTAAGTATCGCGCTGCTGGCAACCGGCGGCGCGCTGCTGTACCGGCAATGGACACAGGCGCCCGTGGCGCAGGCCGATGGCGGCGGGCAACTCGCCGTCCGCCATGCGCCAGCGGCGCCGACCGATGCGGCTGGTTTTTTCCCCGCGCGCTCGGTTGAACGCTACACCTTCAGTCAGGACGGCAAGGATTTATTCGATCTGCTGTTGGCCCGCTATCAGGACAACGCAGGTGCGCCGCAAACCGCCGTGCTGTTTGCCAAGGATGCGGAGGGTATTGCGTCCAGTCCGACCGGCTTGCGCCACGATATTTGGCGCTCCGCAGCGGATGTCATCGCCCGCAAGGCGCCGGAAGATGCGCTATTTTTGAGTTGGTGGGACGATGGCCAGCGCATTCGTTACCTGAGCGGCAAGGCGGCTTGGCTGCAAAAGCCCGCCGCGCACAGCTTCGCCAATCCGGTATGGAAGGCCTTGCAAAGCGAGCTGCCCATGGCTTCGGATCAGGAAGCGGCGCAAACGGTGCAAATGGCGCGCTGGCTGACGATGGACAGCAAAACCGCCCTGACCGAAATCGCCACGCATTTCGGCTCCTCGCGCCCCGTCTTTTTGCTGGTCAACAACGACATGCTGTTGCATCTGGCCGAGCTCCAGGCTTACGGCGGCGAGCCATTGCTGCTGCAGTCCAAAAATATTCCGGCCGGCAATGATTTGCACGGAGACATCGCCCAGGTCAAGCGCTGGGCCGGCGAAACCGGCGACGGCAATTATCTGGCGCAAAAGGAAGGCGGTTATTACCGGGTTTGGTCCACGGCCGATGCAAAAACCAAAAACACGCTGCTGGTGCGGCTGCTGCCTTTTGTCGATTCCCTGAAACAATTGCCGGACGGCGTCAGCCTGGTTTACCAAAGCCATTGGGGCGGTTTTTTGTCCGTTTACCAGATCGATCCGCAGCCAAAGCATTGA
- a CDS encoding multiheme c-type cytochrome produces the protein MKTKILALMMMLFSLITFSGIGLAGTDEPDFAQLKKDYYQTHPGKGSHAAYWEPIPIQKYWNPKDFYKPPKTIQGEFGRDDCVACHEAATPGAFHAWKNSPHSNLAKIRNLPDSDVRAYKKQKLADVEANLVKQGLLKAGQPLDQVGCIDCHGGVGKEKINHAENLVMPDRAACGSCHLNEFAEAEAEKNQEWPQKQWGKGHPSHAVDWEANVENTIWAAMPEREVAQGCDMCHYQQNKCDGCHTRHSFSVAEARQPEACATCHNGVDHNEFENFMMSKHGTVYQTQGKAKWNFEAPLKDAITKGGYTAPTCQVCHFEFNGEYSHNLVRKVRWAFNPTPAIADNLSHPWFEDRKKAWVDTCGLCHSASFAKAYLDAADKGTIQGLNVEQEAKKVVAKLYDDGLLVGQKTNRPAPPAPEKDAPAGFFQLFWAKGNNPSRIERIHADMWEHDVIKHYKGIFHANPGGFTYTEGWSNLMKDYAEIMDENTRLREQAGTKSAGGKSAAAPAKNSKQEEGGGLGLLGWFLIALGLAAAYKMFGPFGAKKAEASDQGDQAN, from the coding sequence ATGAAAACAAAAATACTTGCGCTGATGATGATGCTATTCAGCCTTATAACTTTCAGCGGCATCGGGCTTGCCGGTACGGACGAGCCCGACTTTGCCCAACTGAAGAAGGATTATTATCAGACGCACCCCGGCAAGGGCTCGCACGCCGCCTATTGGGAACCAATTCCGATCCAGAAGTACTGGAACCCCAAGGACTTTTACAAGCCACCCAAAACCATTCAGGGTGAATTCGGCCGCGACGATTGCGTCGCTTGCCACGAAGCCGCCACCCCTGGCGCATTTCATGCCTGGAAAAACAGCCCTCACAGTAATCTCGCCAAGATTCGTAACTTGCCCGACAGCGATGTACGCGCCTACAAAAAACAAAAATTGGCCGACGTGGAAGCAAACCTGGTCAAACAAGGCCTGCTGAAAGCCGGCCAACCGCTCGATCAGGTCGGCTGTATCGATTGCCATGGCGGCGTCGGCAAGGAAAAAATCAACCACGCCGAGAATCTGGTGATGCCGGATCGCGCAGCCTGCGGCTCCTGCCACTTGAATGAATTCGCCGAGGCCGAAGCGGAAAAAAACCAGGAATGGCCGCAAAAACAATGGGGTAAGGGCCATCCTTCCCACGCGGTCGATTGGGAAGCCAACGTCGAGAACACCATCTGGGCCGCCATGCCCGAACGGGAAGTCGCACAAGGCTGCGACATGTGCCATTACCAGCAAAACAAATGCGACGGCTGCCATACCCGCCACAGCTTCTCTGTCGCCGAAGCCCGGCAGCCGGAAGCCTGCGCCACCTGCCACAACGGCGTGGACCACAACGAGTTTGAAAACTTCATGATGTCCAAGCACGGCACCGTCTATCAAACCCAAGGCAAAGCCAAATGGAATTTCGAAGCCCCGCTGAAAGACGCGATTACCAAGGGCGGCTATACGGCGCCGACCTGCCAGGTCTGCCACTTCGAATTCAACGGCGAATATTCCCACAATCTGGTGCGCAAGGTGCGCTGGGCCTTCAACCCGACGCCGGCCATCGCCGACAACCTCAGCCACCCCTGGTTCGAGGATCGTAAAAAAGCCTGGGTCGACACCTGCGGCTTGTGCCATTCGGCCAGTTTCGCCAAGGCTTATCTGGACGCGGCCGACAAAGGCACGATTCAGGGCCTGAACGTCGAGCAGGAAGCCAAGAAAGTCGTTGCCAAACTGTATGACGACGGCTTGCTGGTCGGCCAGAAAACCAACCGCCCCGCGCCCCCTGCGCCGGAAAAAGATGCCCCGGCCGGATTCTTCCAGTTGTTCTGGGCAAAAGGCAACAACCCGAGCCGTATCGAGCGCATCCATGCCGACATGTGGGAGCATGACGTGATCAAGCACTACAAAGGCATTTTCCACGCCAATCCGGGCGGCTTTACCTATACCGAAGGCTGGTCGAATCTGATGAAAGACTATGCCGAAATCATGGACGAAAATACCCGTCTGCGTGAACAAGCTGGCACTAAATCAGCCGGCGGCAAGTCGGCAGCTGCGCCTGCCAAAAATTCCAAGCAGGAGGAAGGCGGCGGCCTGGGTTTACTCGGCTGGTTTTTGATCGCACTGGGACTGGCCGCGGCCTATAAAATGTTTGGACCCTTTGGTGCCAAGAAGGCCGAAGCCAGCGACCAAGGAGATCAAGCCAATTGA